The Candidatus Obscuribacterales bacterium genome includes the window GCCCACGATCTCTCGGACGAATTGTTGGGGATGGGGCGCGTTCAAAATGGCTAGGCGATTGAGATGCTGCGGTAGGGTTTGGGCAAAATGCCAAGCAATCACGCCGCCCCAGTCATGACCAACGATATGGGCTTTGCGATATCCTAGCCCTTGAATGAGCCCTTGAATGTCGGCAATCAGAGTGTCGAGGTCGTATCCAGTCAGGGGTTTGTCTGAATCGTTGTAGCCTCGTAGATCGGGGACAACAACCTTAAAGTGTCGGGACAAGGCAGGGATTTGTCGCCGCCATGAATACCAAAACTCCGGAAATCCATGCAGAAGCACCACCAACTCTCCCGTGCCCTGGGTCACGTAATGGAGGCGGATCCGGTTTGTTTCTACAAAGCAGTGATGCCAAACTGAACTGGCGAGAGGCGGCAGCACCGCACTGGGAGTAGACATAGCTTAGACCGTCAAGTTCAACAGGTATGAAGAGCGAACTATCACAGGTGTACGCTGAAGCTTGTGAAAACTGTTTGGCATCAACAGGATTGATGATGAATATCAGCGCAGTTCCTATGTTTATCTTGCTAGCTTAGACACCCTATGGCATCCATGATGTCTAGCATGGAGATGACTGGCTTAAGGGGTAGATGTTGGTGCCCATCAACGCTTGAGGATCGCTAACGTTGGATCTCTCTCAATGTCATGGAGCAACTAGCCTATGGACGTATCCTCCTTATCCAAACTTACCATTCTAAGACCCCGCTCTCGCTCCGTACACATGCTGAAGTTTCGGGACTCAATCTACAACAAACGGCGGGACATTTTAAAGCGGTTGCGTCAGTCTAAGCAATATCAGGTACAGGTCAAGGTATTATGCTCCGATCAGAGTTGCGAATTGTGTCGCTCATTCCTAGTGCTACGGAACTGGTGGCTGCGCTGGGATTGACTGAGTATTTGGTGGGACGTTCCCATGAATGTGACTACCCTGATAGGGTCACGACGCTGCCGATATGTACTCAGCCAACGTTTGATCCCCAGGGCAATAGTGCAGTGATTCACGATCGCGTCACTCTGCTGCTGCAAAAGGCCCTGAGTGTTTACCGAGTTGAAACCGATGTGCTAGAACACCTGCGCCCTACCCATATTCTCACCCAAGCCCAATGTGAGGTTTGTGCGGTGAGCCTGGCGGAGGTGGAACAGGCGGTGGCGGGTCTCACCACGATTCAGCCTAAAATTTTGTCGCTGCAGCCAGCTCGCTTCAACGATCTGTGGGACGATCTGCGACGGGTGGGGGCCATGCTGGGGGTGGCGGCGGATTCTGTGGTGGAGACATTGCAAGGGCGGGTGGCGGCCTGTGCGCAGCAAACCCAGGATCTAGCTGAGAGCGATCGCCCCTCGGTGGTCTGCATTGAATGGATGGAGCCCTTGATGGCAGCAGGAAACTGGGTACCAGAACAGGTGGCGATCGCTGGTGGACGCTCTTGTTTTGGCACGGCTGGGCAGCATTCACCTTGGCTAGAGTGGGCCGATCTGCAGCAGGCGGATCCGGAGGTGATTGTTATCATGCCCTGTGGGTTTGGCCTCGATCGCATTCGGCAAGATATGCATCTGCTCACCCAGCGATCGGGCTGGTCAGCACTGCGGGCGGTGCGCCATAACCAGGTGTATCTGGTGGATGGCAATCACTATTTCAACCGTCCAGGGCCCAGGCTGGTGGACTCTCTAGAAATTTTGGCTGAACTCATCCATCCTCAACGGTTTCACTATGGCTATGGGCTACAGACCTGGCAACGCTGGGAGGCGATCGCCTCTTCCCCGTAAACAACCCGACGAACTAGCCAGACAAGACAACCAGCCCCTTTCGATTAGGATGGTGAAGGATGATGGTGCAACGTGCCCCTTGACGCCTGTCGTATCCTAGATTTTTAACACGTCCTTGGTATCCAACTCTATCCGTCTGTATCTATGACCTCTGGGATCTCTCGCTCATCAACCCCGCCGTCCAGTCTGCCCACT containing:
- a CDS encoding cobalamin-binding protein, with amino-acid sequence MLRSELRIVSLIPSATELVAALGLTEYLVGRSHECDYPDRVTTLPICTQPTFDPQGNSAVIHDRVTLLLQKALSVYRVETDVLEHLRPTHILTQAQCEVCAVSLAEVEQAVAGLTTIQPKILSLQPARFNDLWDDLRRVGAMLGVAADSVVETLQGRVAACAQQTQDLAESDRPSVVCIEWMEPLMAAGNWVPEQVAIAGGRSCFGTAGQHSPWLEWADLQQADPEVIVIMPCGFGLDRIRQDMHLLTQRSGWSALRAVRHNQVYLVDGNHYFNRPGPRLVDSLEILAELIHPQRFHYGYGLQTWQRWEAIASSP
- a CDS encoding alpha/beta hydrolase, with product MSTPSAVLPPLASSVWHHCFVETNRIRLHYVTQGTGELVVLLHGFPEFWYSWRRQIPALSRHFKVVVPDLRGYNDSDKPLTGYDLDTLIADIQGLIQGLGYRKAHIVGHDWGGVIAWHFAQTLPQHLNRLAILNAPHPQQFVREIVGNLDQLWRSWYLLAFQVPELPEWIIQQNLREFVTRLFQDLSIRKGAFTTADTEIYRAALAKPRVLSAALNYYRQLMAPSTWLRQWERSPKPVTTPTLVLWGEEDHFLHKR